AAACGAAGATACTTACTGGAATCTGACAGTGGGTGCGTTATAAAACCCGGGCTTTCTGCTCACGACAGGTCTCCACTCAGAGTTGCTATCAGAATCCACAAACCTCTTAGCAATATTATCACACGCGTCAAGAACACCACAAAGATTTGGAGATGCATCAACCACAAAATTTAATCGCGGTCTTCCCGCATGATCAACAAATCTTGTGCTTACTCCAAACCGTACTTTTAGGGCACCACAGTGGATCTGCAATGGTGTGTCTCTGTGAAGTATTTGTATCTTTTGGGGCCCACGGAAAAATGGGACTGCGGTTACAGTTACCGAGGGTATGGACACTTCATCTGGTTCGAGAAATTCATTGCTTTCAGTAATTGTGTTGGACTGAGTGGCTATAGATGGTTCTTCCTCCATGTCATCATTTGGTTGAAGGGGTTCGGTTTCTATTTTATCTACAAGTGGACCCAGGTCAAACGGGTCGGGTTGAGCCCGACCCAGTTCAACTGGATCATGAGTTGGAGGAGAAATCTGATTGTCAGTGTTTCTAGTAGATGAGGGTGGGCTAGTGCTCAGGCCGGGTCCATCTACATCAGCTTTTGCATTACTGCGGTTTCTGGTGGTGGTGTTTGGAGAAACCGAACTGGTTCCTGTAAATATATCTGGAAGGCTCGATTCCTACATGAGGGGTAAATAGGTCATTTTACGGCGTGTTGGTTAAAAATGGAACTCTGAGAGTGTGTAGGGAATAGTGAGAAATTACCAAGAAAAGAACAGTTGCGCAATACTTGAGAACTTCAAGATTCATTCGAACATCATCCAAACTCCTGAAAATAATGTTGACTAAAAGTCAAACCCAAATGCTAATGCAAATCGTTCTTCAAATCATGACATGCAATTGTGAGATGTCCAAAATGAATATGAACAAAAGAAGGAAAAGTTATATATAAAAAAGGATATGTAACGAAAAATCAAAGAGTATTAAACCAAGAGTGGGAGAGAGAAAGCAAGACGGTTACGcgcatagttgttaatagcgaatagcgacaagggaCCTACATGCTGCGTAGCGAATAGAGACGAACAGCGaccgctattttataaatagagatacactagaaaaagcattttgaaaatttttatatgtatatttatatcaaaataccctggtatatatgctattttacatgtatatttaacaaaaacctataatccaactattttatagctatatctaattgctatttagataaaaaaaaattaaaaaaataattgtcgCTATTTACGCTATCAGTCGCTATAACCCAAATAGTGACACTTCATCGATTagctacatagcgcgctatagccgctattgacaactTTATGTTACGCGATTACATAACCATCTTATGTATCATAGTTAAAGCAATACAATTATACACTTTTTTGTTGGTGAAAAAAAAACAACTCTTACCGGTGCGATTGCTTTCCAAGCCCGAAATAATTGGCCAGAGTGGCCATCTGAAAACAGAGAGGATCCATAATTAGCATAGCCATGAACACATAATACATAATTAATTTATAAAGATTGATGTAAGCCATATAGTGTGAACAAAAATTTAATCACACCAAGCCATCATACCTTCATGTTACCAGCTCTCCTCCCAAACCTCTGTGTCAACAATGCCAATGAATCAATCGTCCCCTTCGGCTCCGGTGGTGGCCGATTAATCTGTGCAAACGCCTCCCGTAACCTCACGCAATCAAACCTAATTATATTGTGACCCGCCCAAATCCTCCCTAATCAATCCAAACCAATTCAATTCAATAACAGCTAATGATCACTATTGGTGCAAACCAGCCGAGCTGCTCGTGTGCTACTCGAGATCAGCTTGTTAAATACTCAAATCGAGATGAGCTTAAACGACTCTGGAAGCCTAagccaactttttatttaataaatatttatttaatatatttatatcaTAACTATGACTATATGTACAATTATAAAAAGATGATTAATTTATATATCATATAAAAAGTATTTATGTAAATAATGAATAATGATAAAAAGCAGAGCCCAAGCGGAGCTTGcacgagccgagctcaagctttaGAGCCTTCAAGGAGTCGAACTTGAGCCTAGCCGAGCTCAAGTTGGGcatggctcgtttacaccccctgattattatattataatatatattaaattgcATCATATTAGCTGCAAGTAGGTCATTTCCTTTTTATTTTGGTCATCATACtagttaattaattattaattactagcataaaacaaaacaaatcaaAGCTGAATAATTACCATGCAACATATCAAACACCTTATCTGCAACATCAGAAAACGTCGGCGCCGATGCGACGTCGTCTGCAGTAATACCGTTGGCGCGAACTGATAATGTTGTGATGAGTGAGAGATCATGAGGTCTTACCAACGTCTCGTAGCTTTCAAGCTCGATAATTTTCCTAGGGCAAACGAGAATCGACCCGAATTCCAATATAGCGAACCCCTGGCCGGGTCGGGTCGGGACTGTGGTTTCCAGGTCGAAGAAAGCTATCTCCGATCGATCTACAGTCGGCTCCATAACTCAAATCTCTCTGAAATTGGCGGGAAAATTGAAGATTTAGGGCAATAATTTGGGGGTGATTGTGATTTGGGTTTGGTTTATATAGGTGGGTAAGCGTGGGGGATTTGTTTAACTTTGAAATGAGGTTTTtgtgaggaagaagaagaagaagcgtgTGGTGTTACGTTTCTACCCTTTCACAAGAAAAGGATATCCCAATAACAAATTCCTCGAAGTATATTTGTCAAAATCGCAAAATGTAAACCAAATGCTTATCCTCAAGGTCAACCAACTATTTGGATTATTTGTTGTGGTAAAGCCTAACCCCTAGCAATCATTACTCAACTATTTattaaaaatttttaaatttaaaatatataaaaagaaataacattatcctatatattaaaaacacaaacttgtgaaCAGTAAACCTAATGAATAGTGTGAAACTTCAGCCGACACCTTCCACATAACAACACCTAAAAACATGTCCAGTCAGCTGCCACATCAGAAAAACACTCACCCTTCAAAAACATCAAAACCCCACCCAATAAGAAAACACAAAAACACTTAAAAACATTGTCACATCATCACCACCTTTTACATTTAATTTTAATTACCTATCTTTTTCTTTCAATAAAATATTTAAGAATCCTTTAAATTattttgatggataaaaatttaaaaaatttaaaatttaaaaattaaatattttaatttatttttagttATTAGTTTTttactttaataaaaaaatataagaaatatttagataattttatgaagggaaaattataaaatttgaaatttaaaaacATTTCGAAAGTtaaaacattatattaaacaTTACAATAGTTAAAATTACACAAACTAAACATTACAATAATTAAAATTACAAACTAAAccttaaaattattaaaattacaCAAATTAAAcattataataataaaacattacataaattaAACTTGTTCCTTAAGAGACCATATATGTTCCACCAAATCGGCACGAAGTGCATGATGAGCCTCTTCATTACGTAAATCTTTGAACCTCTGCAAGTATTGTTCAAATGCTGCTGGGGCTCCATGTTCGTAAGTTGGCGgtacatcttcatcatcatcaggCGACCAATTACCTATAGCATAGCCTTCATCCTCTACAATCATATTATGCATTATAATGCATGCATACATGATATCACTTATTTGTTGCAAGCTCCAAGCTCTTGCAGGACCACGTACGATTACCCATCAAGCTTGGAGAACACCAAAAGCTCTCTCGACATCTTTTCTTGCAGACTCGTGTCGTTTTGTATATTCCTTCATTTTGTCACCTTGGGGATATGTAAAGCTTTTCACTAATGTAGCCCATTCTGGATATATACCATCTGCAAGATAGTATCCTTTTGTATACGAAGTACCATTAACTGTAAAGTTACATGGCAGAGCGTTACCTTGTAAGACTTGGTTGAATACTGAAGATTGATTCAGCACATTGATGTCGTTATTAGAGCCCGCTACTCCAAAATATGCATGCCAAATCCAAAGGTCATAAGATGCAACTGCctctatgtcacacccccaaattaccacctagggcgtgtccctaatggaggtgtaacgattcaacaaagagccaccaatcatatcaaacacaagttataatgtaataaaatacccaattgaaagaaatgtatcgtttgaaagttaaaccaaaaccaaagtattgagcggaagcataaatgtataagcgtataaatgtatgaaaaccaaatcaatataatcgtttattatgaccataaccactccagcagcatcagacagcaagttcccaagttccttcagtaattacctacaagcatgtaaacaagtgtgtcagactacgctggtgagttcaaggtttgtgtttgtttaccaagttgtgttaccgatcatgtgagtaaaacagtttacaagacgatatgttgtttgttgttatgatagttgatgtttcgatgttgttattactcgattaccgaatggccatatgatatgtgattgccaaccccaatgcctctatcaaagcattggtcatgttttaaggtaattagttcacgcccgttctcctcgaacgtcgtgagggtgccaaacctaatagcgctatcaactaataacccccgttgccctacaagcaacgacccggtagatgtagtggtcttacaatgatagaaaactgagtacaataaccaacatcccattacccatgcattcctcatcggaacgttacccgttatcccttcactgggatccatgcttgagaaaaagcAATGAattcaccttaggtttgctcggttagacaagTTACTCGTTAAATAAGTTCAATACTCATGACCTAGAAGAGTGTTTGGTAATGATCAGTTTTACAGTTACTTACACACATAAATCACATATCCTTATTATACAAGTAGTGAACAAGCTTGGCACATATTATCACACCAGTTATAACGCATATTCGGGTCATACATATTTTCCACCTTACAGGTTCAATCATCCTAATGACGCACATTAATAATTCACACCTCAATCATAGGAACAAGCATCTATTAACAATAATCCATGACGTTCAATAATTATTTCTTGGTTACAAAATCCTACACTAATGTTGCATAAGGCCCGCCATACGTGGCAGCCCACTACCGATAGCCCAAGCACTGTACGACCCAGTTAATTTCAAACCCAACCCACTGTTGCAACCCAACCCGTATCAGAGAAGAGGTGCGGCCCATGAGTGTTGTTTGATCCAAAAGTGGTGTATAATATATAAATGGTGTGCAATTTAGAACAGGTGTACGATATGCGCAGTTAATGGTACAAGTTCCATGTGCAGACACAATCATCCTTAAAATCAATAGTTATCAAGTTATTATATTTCATGTGAGGCCACAGTAGAGTTTGTCGGCCATTTATTTGAGTGGCCCTATCACATAAAAGGTCCAATAACTAGCTAACATTCAAAAGGCTTGTTGACTTTGTATCATTTTCACAATAACTCCATTGCTGCTTACCAATCATCATCATGGCCGCCCCTTATGTGCATAAACAACTTATGACTAATCACCCTAAAATATCAAATCACAACCTCAAAATACTCATGTGCTTTAATTAGACAAAGACTACACATGGCCGCCCCTTAAAGCCCAACCATACGAGCCCAGGTGTACCCAGCCACCATTCCAGGGCTGCTTGTGTGTGTGCGGCCCATCTGCCGAACAAGTCCAACTCCCAGGTTAAGAATTATTGTTACCCCTTTTGTGTAGCCTAGCTAATTTAATTTACCATACATGTAATTGGACCTATGATATCTTGTATTAAATAGACTATGGAATCTAGTAGGCTTTTTTTCATGACCGACAACATCATTATTCACTGAACTTTTATTGGACCAAATTATGTTGTTTTAATTCTTGATATTAGACACATGAATCACTGACACAATATTAATTACCACATCATTCAAAACAACCCATAGCAATTATTTCCACAACTACAGTAGGCACATGATGATCACTAATATTTTATGCATGAACAACAATTATATCATC
This genomic stretch from Helianthus annuus cultivar XRQ/B chromosome 8, HanXRQr2.0-SUNRISE, whole genome shotgun sequence harbors:
- the LOC110873838 gene encoding protein NEN1, which translates into the protein MEPTVDRSEIAFFDLETTVPTRPGQGFAILEFGSILVCPRKIIELESYETLVRPHDLSLITTLSVRANGITADDVASAPTFSDVADKVFDMLHGRIWAGHNIIRFDCVRLREAFAQINRPPPEPKGTIDSLALLTQRFGRRAGNMKMATLANYFGLGKQSHRSLDDVRMNLEVLKYCATVLFLESSLPDIFTGTSSVSPNTTTRNRSNAKADVDGPGLSTSPPSSTRNTDNQISPPTHDPVELGRAQPDPFDLGPLVDKIETEPLQPNDDMEEEPSIATQSNTITESNEFLEPDEVSIPSVTVTAVPFFRGPQKIQILHRDTPLQIHCGALKVRFGVSTRFVDHAGRPRLNFVVDASPNLCGVLDACDNIAKRFVDSDSNSEWRPVVSRKPGFYNAPTVRFQLPTVAEGDGVRWITEIYQKESSSASIQHVVFSKYDVAELEQLIRPGSFVDAYISLDPYDYQQNAGIRLVAKKLIVDSN